The following are encoded together in the Erwinia sp. E602 genome:
- the nac gene encoding nitrogen assimilation transcriptional regulator NAC yields MNLRRLKYFIKIVDVGSLTQAADILHIAQPALSQQLASLEGEVGQQLLIRTKRGVTPTEAGNILYAHAQAILRQCEQAQSAIDGAGQALSGQVSVGLAPGTAASLLALPLMEEVRRQHPGILLYFNESFGTTLSELIMSGRMDMAVLYGNRQVHGLAFIPLMKEDLWLVTPPSEARFGKTVTLEQIAHLDLFLPRIYNIMRKLVDEAFVQKNLAYKVTCEIESATTLAQALASNLGSTILPESIARQMLKQAPLLRMSKIVEPIQAPLSFCTSDHLPLSQPAEAVKKILLSLMAERTQDNRPLTLVS; encoded by the coding sequence ATGAATCTCAGGCGGCTTAAGTATTTTATCAAAATTGTCGACGTTGGCAGTTTGACCCAGGCGGCCGATATTCTGCACATCGCCCAGCCGGCGCTCAGCCAGCAGCTGGCCTCGCTGGAGGGGGAGGTGGGTCAGCAGCTGTTGATCCGCACCAAGCGCGGCGTCACCCCCACCGAGGCCGGCAATATTCTCTACGCCCATGCTCAGGCGATCCTGCGTCAGTGCGAACAGGCGCAGAGCGCGATCGATGGTGCGGGCCAGGCATTGAGCGGGCAGGTTTCCGTGGGCCTGGCCCCCGGCACCGCCGCTTCGCTGCTGGCGCTGCCGCTGATGGAGGAGGTGCGTCGCCAGCATCCCGGCATCCTGCTCTACTTTAATGAGAGTTTTGGCACCACCCTCAGCGAGCTGATTATGAGCGGACGCATGGATATGGCGGTGCTGTACGGCAACCGCCAGGTGCACGGTCTGGCCTTTATCCCGCTGATGAAAGAAGATTTGTGGCTGGTGACGCCGCCGTCCGAGGCCCGCTTCGGTAAAACCGTGACCCTCGAACAGATCGCCCATCTTGACCTGTTCCTGCCGCGCATCTACAACATTATGCGTAAGCTGGTCGATGAAGCTTTTGTGCAGAAGAATCTTGCTTACAAAGTGACGTGCGAAATCGAGTCGGCCACCACGCTGGCCCAGGCGCTGGCCAGTAATCTGGGTTCCACCATTCTGCCGGAGTCGATCGCCCGTCAGATGCTGAAGCAGGCACCACTGCTGCGCATGAGCAAGATCGTCGAACCGATTCAGGCACCGCTCTCCTTCTGTACATCCGATCATCTGCCGCTGTCGCAGCCGGCCGAAGCGGTGAAGAAGATCCTGCTGTCGCTGATGGCCGAACGCACCCAGGACAACCGGCCGCTGACGCTGGTGAGCTAA
- a CDS encoding aspartate transaminase → MSAIRIASRVTRIKPSPSSTASDRANALKREGKSIINLVVGEPDFDTPPAICQAACEAINRGETRYTQNNGTPALRAAIAAKFARENRLTVAADDIIVTNGAKSAIFNAFAATLETGDEVLIPAPYWVSYPDMVLACDGRPLIITCQEAAGFRLTPEQLRASITSRCRWLLLNSPSNPTGATYSRAELRALADVLLDYPHLAIMTDDIYEHIRYDGSENVHLLEVEPRLADRTLVVNGVSKTYAMTGWRIGYAAGPKALIAAMGTLQSQSTSNASSVSQAAALAALNSGTEFISHSREIYRQRRDAMAAALNAIPGLHCQLPDGAFYLYVNCAGLLGKTTATGQVLKSDTEVVLWLLESAGVAVVAGSAYGLSPYFRLSIATDLATLQAGAAQIATAVATLNSY, encoded by the coding sequence ATGAGTGCTATCCGTATTGCCAGCCGCGTCACGCGCATCAAACCATCGCCGAGCAGCACCGCGTCCGATCGCGCCAACGCGCTGAAGCGCGAAGGCAAATCGATTATCAATCTGGTGGTCGGCGAGCCGGATTTTGACACGCCACCGGCGATCTGCCAGGCGGCCTGCGAGGCGATTAACCGCGGCGAAACGCGCTACACGCAGAATAACGGCACCCCGGCGCTGCGGGCGGCGATTGCCGCCAAATTCGCGCGCGAGAACCGCCTGACCGTCGCCGCCGACGATATCATCGTCACTAACGGGGCCAAGAGCGCGATTTTCAACGCCTTTGCCGCCACGCTGGAAACCGGCGACGAGGTGCTGATCCCGGCACCTTACTGGGTCTCCTACCCGGATATGGTGCTGGCCTGCGACGGCCGCCCGCTGATTATCACCTGCCAGGAAGCGGCAGGTTTCAGGCTAACGCCGGAGCAGCTGCGCGCCTCCATCACCAGCCGCTGCCGCTGGCTGCTGCTCAACTCGCCGTCTAACCCGACCGGGGCGACCTACAGCCGTGCCGAACTGCGCGCGCTGGCCGACGTGCTGCTCGACTATCCGCACCTGGCAATTATGACCGACGATATCTACGAGCATATCCGCTACGACGGCTCAGAGAACGTGCATCTGCTCGAGGTGGAGCCACGCCTGGCGGATCGCACGCTGGTGGTCAACGGCGTGTCGAAAACCTACGCCATGACCGGCTGGCGCATCGGCTATGCCGCCGGACCAAAGGCGCTGATCGCCGCGATGGGCACGCTGCAGTCGCAGTCCACCAGCAACGCCAGCTCGGTAAGCCAGGCGGCCGCGCTGGCGGCGCTGAACAGCGGCACGGAATTTATCAGCCACAGCCGCGAAATTTACCGCCAGCGCCGCGACGCGATGGCCGCCGCCCTGAACGCCATTCCCGGCCTGCACTGCCAGCTGCCGGACGGCGCTTTCTACCTCTACGTTAACTGCGCCGGGCTGCTGGGCAAAACCACCGCTACCGGCCAGGTGCTGAAAAGCGACACGGAGGTAGTGCTGTGGCTGCTGGAGAGCGCCGGCGTGGCGGTGGTGGCCGGTTCTGCCTACGGCCTGTCGCCCTACTTCCGCCTGTCGATTGCCACCGATCTCGCCACACTCCAGGCCGGCGCGGCACAGATCGCCACCGCCGTCGCCACCCTGAATTCATATTAA
- a CDS encoding RraA family protein, translated as MSVGNRIFLQRDLSAAAYVEAFRQLPAAVVADCMSRLPALSQKINLMSAPRNPVMCGLAFTVKARSGDNLMLHKAMDLAGPGDVIVVNNEGDTSQALMGEVMTTFARQRGIEGLVLDGAIRDIEGIGKMDYHLYAAAVTPGGPFKDGPGEINVPIACGNIHVSPGDIILGDHDGVIVIPHGDAARILEAAQAYLIVDERNFELAKTGELERSWIDVALQAKGVEVIDGRY; from the coding sequence ATGAGCGTAGGAAACCGAATTTTCTTACAGCGCGACCTCAGCGCTGCCGCGTATGTTGAGGCCTTCCGCCAGCTGCCGGCTGCGGTGGTGGCCGACTGTATGAGCCGCCTGCCCGCCCTGTCGCAGAAGATTAACCTGATGAGCGCACCGCGTAACCCGGTGATGTGCGGGCTGGCGTTTACCGTTAAAGCCCGCTCCGGCGACAACCTGATGCTGCATAAGGCGATGGACCTGGCCGGGCCGGGTGACGTGATAGTGGTGAACAACGAAGGCGATACCAGCCAGGCGCTGATGGGCGAAGTGATGACCACCTTTGCCCGCCAGCGCGGGATTGAGGGGCTGGTGCTGGACGGCGCGATCCGCGATATCGAAGGGATCGGCAAAATGGATTATCACCTGTATGCCGCCGCCGTAACGCCGGGCGGGCCGTTCAAGGATGGACCGGGGGAAATTAACGTGCCGATCGCCTGCGGCAATATCCACGTGTCACCGGGCGACATTATCCTTGGCGACCATGACGGGGTGATCGTGATCCCGCACGGTGACGCGGCGCGGATTCTGGAGGCGGCGCAGGCCTATCTGATCGTCGACGAACGCAACTTCGAGCTGGCCAAAACCGGCGAGCTGGAGCGCAGCTGGATCGACGTGGCGCTGCAGGCGAAAGGCGTTGAGGTGATTGACGGGCGCTACTGA
- a CDS encoding 2-hydroxyacid dehydrogenase, with protein MKQELLIIQPLMPVLSEALHRDYLCHRLYEQPDAAAWLRQHGQSIRAVATRGDVGLAPEVMAALPALEIISVFGVGTDAIDLAAARDRNITVTVTSDILTDDVADLALALMLSVSRQIVAQDAFLRAGEWPQRPPVLASKLSGKRVGILGLGRIGAAIARRCAAFDMQVGYVNSRQSDQPGWQRFGDLHQLAQFSDVLVLAVPGDARNYKVVDSEILSALGEKGILINVARGAVVNEDDLIDALQNRTILGAGLDVYDNEPAIDPRFAALENTVLTPHIASATGETRQAMADNVAGNLAAWFARGEALTPVG; from the coding sequence ATGAAACAAGAACTGCTGATTATTCAACCGCTGATGCCGGTGCTGAGCGAAGCGCTGCACCGTGACTACCTGTGCCACCGCCTGTATGAACAGCCGGATGCGGCCGCCTGGCTACGGCAGCACGGGCAGAGCATTCGTGCCGTGGCCACCCGTGGCGACGTCGGCCTGGCCCCGGAGGTGATGGCCGCGCTGCCGGCGCTGGAGATTATCTCGGTGTTTGGCGTCGGGACCGATGCCATCGACCTGGCGGCCGCCCGTGACCGCAATATCACCGTGACCGTCACCTCGGACATTCTTACCGATGACGTGGCCGACCTGGCGCTGGCGCTGATGCTCAGCGTCTCGCGGCAGATCGTGGCGCAGGACGCCTTCCTGCGCGCCGGCGAGTGGCCGCAGCGCCCGCCGGTGCTGGCCAGCAAACTGAGCGGTAAGCGCGTGGGTATCCTCGGCCTTGGCAGGATTGGTGCGGCCATTGCCCGCCGCTGTGCCGCCTTCGATATGCAGGTGGGCTACGTTAACAGCCGTCAGAGCGACCAGCCGGGCTGGCAGCGCTTCGGCGATCTGCACCAGCTGGCGCAGTTCAGCGACGTGCTGGTGCTGGCGGTGCCTGGCGACGCGCGCAACTATAAGGTGGTGGACAGCGAAATCCTCAGCGCGCTGGGCGAAAAGGGCATTCTGATTAACGTGGCGCGCGGCGCGGTGGTCAATGAAGATGACCTGATCGACGCCCTGCAGAATCGCACCATTCTCGGCGCGGGGCTGGACGTCTATGACAACGAGCCGGCCATCGATCCGCGTTTTGCCGCGCTGGAAAATACCGTACTGACCCCGCATATCGCCAGCGCCACCGGCGAGACCCGCCAGGCGATGGCCGATAACGTTGCCGGTAATCTGGCGGCCTGGTTCGCGCGCGGTGAGGCGCTGACGCCGGTGGGCTGA
- a CDS encoding TenA family protein, producing the protein MTQRFTEQLRELSQPIWSQAVQHRFVRELCQGEVADTVMATYLIQDYRFLDSFLTLIGSAIASADSTLARLRFGRFAGMVSSDENTYFLRGFDALGISEQRRTSLPDSAPTAGFKAIMLEAAATRSYAAILSVLNVAEWLYRDWATRAPRPLPENFLYAEWVTLHDNPDFNAFVDFLREELDRVGPAERDRCEDFFLRAVTLEKAFFDAAYD; encoded by the coding sequence ATGACCCAACGTTTTACCGAACAGCTCCGTGAACTGAGCCAGCCCATCTGGTCGCAGGCGGTACAGCACCGCTTCGTGCGTGAACTCTGCCAGGGCGAAGTCGCCGATACGGTCATGGCCACCTACCTGATCCAGGACTACCGCTTTCTGGACAGCTTCCTCACCCTGATCGGCTCCGCCATCGCCAGCGCCGACAGCACCCTTGCACGACTGCGCTTTGGCCGCTTCGCCGGCATGGTCTCCTCCGACGAAAACACTTATTTCCTGCGGGGATTCGACGCGCTGGGCATCAGCGAACAGCGGCGTACCAGCTTGCCGGACAGCGCGCCCACCGCCGGTTTTAAAGCCATTATGCTGGAAGCCGCCGCTACCCGCTCCTACGCCGCGATCCTCTCCGTGCTCAACGTCGCCGAATGGCTCTACCGCGACTGGGCCACCCGCGCCCCGCGCCCGCTGCCGGAAAATTTCCTCTACGCCGAATGGGTCACGCTGCACGATAATCCCGACTTCAACGCCTTTGTCGACTTCCTGCGCGAAGAGCTCGACCGGGTCGGCCCCGCCGAACGCGATCGCTGCGAAGATTTCTTCCTGCGCGCCGTCACCCTGGAAAAAGCCTTCTTCGATGCGGCCTACGACTAA
- the phnN gene encoding ribose 1,5-bisphosphokinase, whose protein sequence is MARLIWLIGPSGAGKDSLLQALGECPPAKLLIAHRYITRSAGAGGENHVALSEQEFLRRSELGLFAIEWQAHQCFYGLGCETDLWLANGLNVVVNGSRRHLPVVQQRYGELLLPVCLQVSPAVLAQRLLQRGREDAGAIERRLARALEPVPASCITLNNDGDLRQTLEAFSQILHKNAAIR, encoded by the coding sequence ATGGCGCGGCTGATCTGGCTGATTGGGCCGTCCGGTGCCGGCAAGGACAGCCTGCTGCAGGCGCTGGGCGAATGCCCGCCGGCGAAGCTGCTGATTGCCCACCGCTATATCACCCGCAGCGCCGGGGCGGGCGGCGAGAACCACGTGGCGCTCAGCGAGCAGGAGTTTTTACGCCGCAGCGAGCTGGGGCTGTTTGCCATCGAGTGGCAGGCGCACCAGTGCTTTTACGGGCTGGGTTGCGAAACAGACCTGTGGCTGGCTAACGGGCTGAACGTGGTGGTCAACGGCTCGCGCCGCCACCTGCCGGTGGTGCAGCAGCGCTACGGCGAGCTGCTGCTGCCGGTGTGCCTGCAGGTCTCCCCGGCGGTGCTGGCGCAGCGACTGTTGCAGCGCGGGCGGGAGGATGCGGGTGCGATAGAGCGGCGTCTGGCACGGGCGCTGGAGCCGGTTCCGGCCTCCTGCATCACCCTGAACAACGACGGCGACCTGCGGCAGACGCTGGAAGCGTTCTCGCAGATTTTGCATAAAAACGCGGCGATCCGCTGA
- the phnM gene encoding alpha-D-ribose 1-methylphosphonate 5-triphosphate diphosphatase: MIINNVKLILEKEVVAGSLACENGVITAYADTPSQLPEAIDGEGGWLMPGMIELHTDNLDRFFAPRPKVDWPAHSAMSSHDALIIASGITTVLDAIGVGDVRDGGHRMDNLQKMIKAIRHSQKHGLNRAEHRLHLRCELPNDSTLPLFEQLMCIPELSLVSLMDHSPGQRQYVSLAAWRTYFGGKYQMSDAQLDAYQADQLRLAARWSAPNREAIAAWCRQYQIPLASHDDATHAHVQESQAIGSTIAEFPTTAEAARASRELGLQVLMGAPNIVRGGSHSGNVAAADLAAAGQLDILSSDYYPASLLDAAFRLAHDERNAFDLPAAVALVTRNPARAINLHDRGTIAEGLRADLVLVHEHQQQPYVRSVWAQGRMVF, from the coding sequence GTGATTATCAATAACGTTAAACTGATTCTGGAAAAGGAAGTGGTGGCCGGATCGCTGGCCTGCGAGAACGGCGTCATCACCGCGTACGCCGACACGCCCAGCCAGCTGCCGGAGGCGATCGACGGCGAAGGCGGCTGGCTGATGCCGGGCATGATCGAACTGCATACCGATAACCTCGACAGGTTCTTTGCGCCACGACCAAAGGTGGACTGGCCGGCCCACTCGGCGATGAGCAGCCACGACGCGCTGATTATCGCCAGCGGCATCACCACGGTGCTGGACGCGATCGGCGTCGGCGACGTGCGCGACGGCGGCCACCGCATGGATAACCTGCAGAAGATGATTAAGGCGATCCGTCACAGCCAGAAGCACGGGCTGAACCGTGCCGAGCACCGTCTGCACCTGCGCTGCGAGCTGCCAAATGATTCGACGCTGCCGCTGTTTGAACAGCTGATGTGCATCCCCGAACTGTCGCTGGTGTCGCTGATGGATCACTCGCCGGGCCAGCGTCAGTACGTGTCGCTGGCGGCGTGGCGCACCTACTTTGGCGGCAAGTATCAGATGAGCGACGCGCAGCTGGACGCCTACCAGGCCGACCAGCTGCGGCTGGCCGCCCGCTGGTCCGCGCCGAACCGCGAGGCGATCGCCGCCTGGTGCCGCCAGTACCAGATCCCGCTGGCCAGCCACGATGATGCCACCCACGCTCACGTGCAGGAGTCGCAGGCGATCGGCAGCACCATCGCCGAATTCCCGACCACCGCCGAAGCCGCACGCGCCTCACGCGAGCTGGGCCTGCAGGTGCTGATGGGGGCGCCGAATATCGTGCGCGGCGGCTCACACTCCGGCAACGTGGCGGCGGCCGACCTCGCCGCGGCGGGTCAGCTGGATATCCTGTCATCCGATTACTATCCCGCCAGCCTGCTGGACGCGGCGTTCCGGCTGGCGCACGACGAACGCAACGCCTTCGATCTGCCTGCCGCCGTTGCGCTGGTGACCCGTAATCCGGCACGTGCCATTAACCTGCACGATCGCGGGACGATCGCCGAAGGGCTGCGTGCCGATCTGGTGCTGGTGCACGAGCATCAGCAGCAGCCGTACGTCAGAAGCGTCTGGGCGCAGGGCAGGATGGTGTTCTGA
- the phnL gene encoding phosphonate C-P lyase system protein PhnL, protein MSLKLRVENLSKTFVMHNQQGARLPVLENASLQVAAGECVVLHGHSGSGKSTLLRSLYANYLPDSGQIWLDHHGEWVDLVSAPARHILSIRRDTLGWVSQFLRVIPRITTLEVVMQPLLERGVARAESEARAKALLSHLNVPERLWSLAPSTFSGGEQQRVNIARGFIAESPILLLDEPTASLDATNSAAVVALIEQARQRGAAIVGIFHDHAVRERVADRLHVMQPVAVEHAL, encoded by the coding sequence ATGAGCTTAAAACTACGCGTTGAAAATCTGTCGAAAACGTTTGTGATGCACAACCAGCAGGGCGCACGCCTGCCGGTGCTGGAGAACGCCTCGCTGCAGGTGGCGGCGGGGGAGTGCGTGGTGCTGCACGGCCACTCCGGCAGCGGCAAGTCCACGCTGCTGCGCTCGCTGTACGCTAACTATCTGCCGGACAGCGGCCAGATCTGGCTGGATCATCATGGCGAATGGGTCGATCTGGTCAGCGCCCCGGCGCGACACATCCTCAGCATCCGCCGTGACACGCTGGGCTGGGTCAGCCAGTTTCTGCGGGTGATCCCGCGTATCACCACGCTGGAGGTGGTGATGCAGCCGCTGCTGGAGCGCGGCGTGGCGCGCGCCGAGAGTGAAGCGCGTGCCAAAGCGCTGCTTAGCCACCTTAACGTGCCTGAGCGGCTCTGGTCGCTGGCACCGTCCACCTTCTCCGGCGGTGAGCAGCAGCGGGTCAATATCGCCCGCGGGTTTATCGCCGAGTCGCCGATTCTGCTGCTCGACGAGCCGACCGCCTCGCTGGACGCCACCAACAGCGCCGCGGTGGTGGCGCTGATTGAGCAGGCGCGCCAGCGCGGCGCGGCCATCGTCGGTATTTTTCATGACCACGCGGTGCGCGAACGCGTCGCGGACCGTCTGCATGTGATGCAACCTGTTGCCGTGGAGCACGCCCTGTGA
- the phnK gene encoding phosphonate C-P lyase system protein PhnK, giving the protein MIAESPLLAVNQLTHLYAPGKGFSDVSFELYPGEVLGIVGESGSGKTTLLKAISARLTPQQGSIIYQGEDLYARSESDRRRLLRTEWGVVHQYPMDGLRAQVSAGGNIGERLMAVGERHYGQIRATAGQWLQDVEIPLARIDDLPGTFSGGMQQRLQIARNLVTRPKLVFMDEPTGGLDVSVQARLLDLLRTLVRDLNLAVVIVTHDLGVARLLAHRLLVMKQGAVVESGLTDRVLDDPHHPYTQLLVSSVLS; this is encoded by the coding sequence ATGATCGCAGAGTCACCGCTGCTGGCGGTTAACCAGCTGACCCACCTCTACGCGCCGGGCAAAGGCTTCAGCGACGTCTCATTTGAACTGTATCCGGGTGAGGTGCTGGGCATCGTCGGCGAGTCCGGCTCCGGCAAAACCACGCTGCTGAAGGCGATCTCCGCCCGGCTGACGCCGCAGCAGGGCTCGATTATCTATCAGGGCGAAGACCTCTACGCCCGCAGCGAAAGCGATCGTCGCCGCCTGCTGCGCACCGAGTGGGGCGTGGTACACCAGTATCCAATGGACGGGCTGCGGGCGCAGGTCTCCGCCGGCGGCAATATCGGCGAACGGCTGATGGCGGTGGGGGAACGCCACTACGGCCAGATCCGCGCCACCGCCGGCCAGTGGCTGCAGGACGTGGAGATCCCGCTGGCGCGCATTGACGACCTGCCGGGCACCTTCTCCGGCGGCATGCAGCAGCGCCTGCAGATTGCCCGTAACCTGGTCACCCGGCCGAAGCTGGTGTTTATGGATGAACCCACCGGCGGTCTGGACGTTTCGGTGCAGGCGCGCCTGCTGGATCTGCTGCGCACGCTGGTGCGCGATCTCAACCTGGCGGTGGTGATCGTCACCCACGATCTTGGCGTGGCGCGGCTGCTGGCCCACCGGCTGCTGGTGATGAAGCAGGGCGCGGTGGTGGAGAGCGGGCTGACCGACCGGGTGCTGGACGACCCGCACCATCCCTATACCCAGCTGCTGGTTTCATCGGTGCTGAGCTGA
- a CDS encoding alpha-D-ribose 1-methylphosphonate 5-phosphate C-P-lyase PhnJ yields the protein MSELNGYNPGYLDEQSKRTLRRAILKAVAIPGYQVPFGGREMPMPYGWGTGGIQLTASVIGEHDVLKVIDQGADDTTNAVSIRRFFQRVSGAATTERTVDATLIQTRHRIPETPLAEDQILIYQVPIPEPLRFIEPRETETRTMHALEEYGIMQVKLYEDIARYGHIATTYAYPVKVNDRYVMDPSPIPKFDNPKMNMMPALQLFGAGREKRIYALPPYTRVESLDFDDHPFSVQRWEQPCALCGSRDSYLDEVVLDDAGNRLFVCSDTDYCGEQQQLQGQRPSPEEQQDPQEPST from the coding sequence GTGAGTGAACTGAACGGCTATAACCCCGGCTACCTCGACGAACAGAGCAAACGCACCCTCCGGCGGGCGATCCTCAAGGCGGTGGCCATTCCCGGCTACCAGGTGCCGTTCGGCGGCCGCGAAATGCCGATGCCGTACGGCTGGGGCACCGGCGGCATCCAGCTGACCGCCAGCGTGATCGGCGAGCACGACGTGCTGAAGGTGATTGACCAGGGCGCGGACGACACCACCAACGCGGTGTCGATCCGCCGCTTCTTCCAGCGGGTCAGCGGTGCGGCCACCACCGAACGCACCGTCGACGCCACGCTGATCCAGACCCGTCACCGCATTCCGGAAACGCCGCTGGCGGAGGATCAGATCCTGATTTATCAGGTGCCGATCCCGGAGCCGCTGCGCTTTATTGAGCCACGTGAAACCGAAACCCGCACCATGCACGCGCTGGAAGAGTACGGCATCATGCAGGTCAAACTGTATGAGGATATCGCCCGCTACGGCCATATCGCCACCACCTACGCCTACCCGGTGAAGGTTAACGATCGCTACGTGATGGACCCGTCGCCGATCCCGAAATTTGATAACCCGAAGATGAATATGATGCCGGCTCTGCAGCTGTTTGGCGCCGGGCGTGAAAAGCGCATCTACGCGCTACCGCCTTACACCCGCGTCGAGAGCCTCGACTTTGACGACCATCCGTTCAGCGTGCAGCGCTGGGAGCAGCCCTGTGCGCTGTGCGGCTCACGCGACAGCTATCTGGATGAAGTGGTGCTGGACGACGCAGGTAACCGCCTGTTTGTCTGCTCCGACACCGACTACTGCGGCGAACAGCAGCAGCTGCAGGGCCAGCGCCCGTCCCCGGAAGAGCAGCAAGATCCACAGGAGCCGTCCACATGA
- a CDS encoding carbon-phosphorus lyase complex subunit PhnI, translating into MYVAVKGGEKAIAAAHQLQESLRRGDPQQPELQCEQIEQQLGLAVDRVMTEGGIHDRELAALAIKQASGDLVEAIFLLRAYRTTLPRLADSVPLDTAKMRVERRISAVYKDLPGGQLLGPTYDYTHRLLDFTLLAEGKAPAAPRADQPLEPCCPHMFDLMTREGLALREEDDGSEPPDITREPPSYPQPRAARLQQLVRGDEGFLLALGYSGQRGYGRTHPFAGEIRTGYVTVEIVPEELGFPLEIGELLLTECEMVNGFTAPEERAPHFTRGYGLVFGRAERKAMAMALVDRALQTAEHGERVTSPAQDEEFVLAHADNVEASGFVSHLKLPHYVDFQAELVLLKRLRAEYEEQHRE; encoded by the coding sequence ATGTACGTCGCGGTAAAAGGGGGCGAGAAGGCGATCGCCGCCGCTCATCAGCTGCAGGAGAGCCTGCGCCGCGGCGATCCGCAGCAGCCGGAGTTGCAGTGTGAACAGATTGAGCAGCAGCTGGGGCTGGCGGTGGATCGGGTGATGACCGAAGGCGGCATTCACGACCGCGAGCTGGCGGCGCTGGCGATCAAACAGGCCAGCGGCGACCTGGTGGAAGCGATCTTCCTGCTGCGCGCCTACCGCACCACGCTGCCGCGGCTGGCGGACAGCGTACCGCTGGACACGGCTAAAATGCGCGTCGAGCGCCGTATCTCGGCGGTGTACAAGGATCTGCCCGGCGGGCAGCTGCTCGGCCCGACCTACGACTACACCCACCGGCTGTTGGATTTCACCCTGCTGGCGGAGGGTAAAGCGCCCGCCGCGCCGCGTGCCGACCAGCCGCTGGAGCCGTGCTGCCCGCATATGTTCGACCTGATGACCCGCGAAGGGCTGGCGCTGCGCGAAGAGGATGACGGCAGCGAGCCGCCGGATATCACCCGCGAGCCGCCGTCCTACCCGCAGCCGCGCGCGGCACGCCTGCAGCAGCTGGTGCGCGGCGACGAAGGCTTTCTGCTGGCGCTGGGCTACTCCGGCCAGCGCGGCTACGGCCGCACCCATCCGTTTGCCGGCGAGATCCGCACCGGCTACGTCACGGTGGAGATCGTACCGGAGGAGCTGGGCTTCCCGCTGGAGATCGGTGAACTGCTGCTGACCGAATGCGAAATGGTCAACGGTTTCACCGCCCCGGAAGAGCGTGCGCCGCACTTCACCCGCGGCTACGGGCTGGTGTTCGGCCGCGCCGAGCGCAAGGCGATGGCGATGGCGCTGGTGGATCGCGCGCTGCAAACCGCTGAGCACGGTGAGCGGGTTACCAGCCCGGCGCAGGATGAGGAGTTTGTGCTCGCCCACGCGGATAACGTCGAAGCCTCCGGCTTTGTGTCGCACCTGAAGCTACCCCACTACGTTGATTTCCAGGCCGAGCTGGTGCTGCTGAAGCGCCTGCGCGCCGAATACGAGGAGCAGCACCGTGAGTGA
- the phnH gene encoding phosphonate C-P lyase system protein PhnH encodes MTLLASFSHPVADAQRAFRRILKAMSEPGVMVSLPVLPAWGQTSTAATAVMMTLVDGETPLWIDARLDNDALRNNLRFHTGAPVTDSTRAPFALLHAESEADIAGFSAGDNLSPEKSSTLIIEVPSLSGGLTLRLRGPGLMETRAIAPKLPENVLRYLRDRSHRFPQGIDLIFTCGENMMALPRTTDVEVC; translated from the coding sequence ATGACCTTACTTGCCAGCTTCAGCCATCCGGTTGCCGACGCGCAACGCGCCTTCCGTCGTATTCTCAAAGCCATGAGCGAGCCGGGGGTGATGGTCTCGCTGCCGGTACTGCCGGCGTGGGGGCAGACCTCCACCGCCGCCACGGCGGTGATGATGACCCTCGTCGACGGTGAAACGCCGCTGTGGATCGACGCCCGGCTGGATAACGACGCCCTGCGCAACAATCTGCGCTTCCACACCGGCGCGCCGGTGACGGACAGCACCCGGGCACCGTTTGCGCTGCTGCACGCGGAATCTGAGGCCGATATCGCCGGTTTTTCCGCCGGGGACAACCTCTCGCCGGAGAAGAGCAGCACGCTGATTATTGAAGTCCCGTCGCTGAGCGGTGGCCTGACCCTGCGCCTGCGCGGTCCGGGGCTGATGGAAACCCGCGCCATTGCGCCGAAGCTGCCGGAGAACGTGCTGCGCTATCTGCGCGACCGGTCGCATCGCTTCCCGCAGGGGATCGACCTGATCTTTACCTGCGGAGAAAATATGATGGCGCTGCCGCGCACCACCGACGTGGAGGTGTGCTGA